The following proteins come from a genomic window of Chionomys nivalis chromosome 9, mChiNiv1.1, whole genome shotgun sequence:
- the LOC130881674 gene encoding nucleoside diphosphate kinase B-like, with translation MVNLECTFIAIKPDGVQRGLVGEIIKRFEQKGFRLVAMKFLRASEEHLKQHYIDLKDRPFFPGLVKYMNSGPVVAMVWEGLNVVKTGRMMLGETNPADSKPGTIRGDFCIQVGRNIIHGSDSVQSAEKEISLWFKPEELVDYKSCAHDWVYE, from the coding sequence ATGGTCAACCTCGAGTGTACCTTCATTGCCATCAAGCCAGATGGCGTGCAGCGCGGCCTGGTGGGCGAGATCATCAAGCGCTTCGAGCAGAAGGGGTTCCGCCTGGTGGCCATGAAGTTCCTTCGGGCTTCTGAGGAACACCTGAAGCAGCACTACATTGACCTGAAAGACCGTCCTTTCTTCCCAGGGCTGGTGAAGTACATGAACTCGGGTCCCGTGGTGGCCATGGTCTGGGAGGGGCTCAATGTGGTGAAGACAGGCCGAATGATGCTGGGAGAGACCAATCCAGCTGATTCTAAGCCAGGCACCATTCGAGGGGATTTTTGCATTCAAGTTGGCAGGAACATCATTCATGGCAGTGATTCAGTGCAAAGTGCAGAGAAAGAGATCAGTCTATGGTTTAAGCCTGAAGAACTGGTTGACTACAAGTCTTGTGCTCATGACTGGGTATATGAGTAG